The Coprococcus phoceensis genomic sequence ATAAATATGAAAAATAATCTAGGACCTTCAAGAAGAGGGAAAGGTGCTGCGGTCGGTCTGGTCATTTGTTTTGTGGCGGTAATTGCGTTAGTGGGATTTTTTACATTCAGCCGTTATAAGAGAGATATGAGCAGACAGCTGGCAAAGGCGGAAGAAAAAACTGATACTGAAGAAAAACAAAAAGACATTAAAGAGACAGAAAAGAGCCAAACGACAAACAGTCAGGCAATTCAGAACAAAGCACAGGAGACAGAAAAACAAAAAGAAGAGACACAAACACAGACAGAGCAGAGACAGAATCAGACCTCACCAACGGCAACACAGCCAGATGCGCTGGCATTTTCAGAAAATGATCTGCTTGCATGGCCTGTGGATGGAAATGTGTTGATGAATTACAGCATGGATCAGACGATTTATTTTTCTACGCTGGATCAATACAAATACAATCCGGCATTGATTATCGGGGGAGAAGTTGGAACAGAGGTAACGGCATCTGCAAGAGGAATTGTAAAATCAGTGGAGGTCAATGCGCAGACGGGGAACACGGTGACGATGGACCTTGGAAATGGCTATGAGGCTGTTTACGGGCAATTGAAAGAAGTTCCGGTACAGGAAGGAAATTATGTGGAGCAAGGCGAACTGGTAGGATACTTAAGTGAGCCTACAAAATATTACAGTGTGGAAGGTTGTAATTTGTATTTTCAGCTGCTAAAAGATGGGGAACCGGTGAATCCAATGGAATATATGGATTCTTAGGGAGATTTATTTAAAAATAGATAACAAAAAACCGGACACGTTGAGAAGGGGTAAGATGTCCGGTTTTCTTGTTTTAAGTGCGTATAAAGTTTTGGAAAACGATTGTGATAAATCGCTTATACAATAATAGTATAATATATTTTTTGTAAATCCGCTAGAACGGTAATTGCAAAAAAACCGTTGATTTTTGCAAAAAAAGGAAATAAATGGTAAAAGCGGTTATTTTTTTGTACAAAAAGGAAGTAATTATAGAGAAAGAAAAAAAATTGTGCTATAATTTGCAAAAACAAGCCTAGGAGAAAATTTGTGAAACGGAAATTATTGGAATATTTGAAAAAGATAGACAGTAAGGAAGAAGAATTTATTAAAAATGAGAAAAATGTGCTGGCGCCTTATGTGATAAAAAAAGGAAGTTCTGTCATAGATACGGACAAGATGATTCGCGAAGGGGCTATGATTGATATTATGAAACAGCCGAGATTTGTAGATATCCCGGAGCATACGCATAAATACATGGAAATAATATATATGTTCAGTGGTTCGGCGACACATATTATCGATAAGACAGAAGTTAAGTTGGAAGCAGATGATGTTTTGTTTATCAAACAGGGAACACCGCATTCAGCAAGCGCCTCGGGGTATAACGATATTGGAATTAAAATATTTGTTCTTCCGGAGTTTTTACAATATCCGCTCAGCATGCTGAACGAAGATACGGCGCTTCGGCGTTTTATAAAAAAAGCGGCGGAGAATGACGGAAAAGATAAGGAGTTTTTGCATTTTCATTTGCAGGATTTGCCGGATGCCCAGAATCTGTTGGAGAATATGACACGAAGCCTTTTGAATCAGACGCGAAACAGCAAGAGAATTTTGCAGGCGACGATGGGAGTTCTGCTGATGGAATTATCGAATAGAACGTATACGATCACAGTCGGCTCCCCATCTTCCTATGAAAGTCAGATTGTGCTGGAAGCCTTAAGATACATAGAGGAGAACTACCAGACGGCATCGCTTAACAAGTTTTGCGAACATCATAATCTTCCATGCTATTATGTAAGCCGTCTTATGACCCAGTATTCCCCTTATACCTTTACAAAATATTTACAAAGAAGACGTATACTCCAGGCGGCCTATCTCCTGACGGAGACAGACACGCCGATAGAGCAGATTGTTGTAGAAGTTGGGTATGAAAATTCAAGTCATTTCCATAAACTGTTTAAAGAAGAATATGGAATGACACCGAAAAAATACCGTGAGAAATATGATTCTATGGAGAAGTGATGGGGATTTCTTATCCCATCACTTCTTCTACATGATTCGGGTACTTTACTGTGATGTAATACACTGCATTGCGGTACTTACGAGTTGCCGTAAATCCATCCATATTTGATGGAATACAAGGACCTATTTCCAGACCGTCAAAGGAACGTTTCAGATGTTCTGATAATGGTTTCGCAAGTGCAGAATCATTGTTGAAGTCTACCATTTCATCTAAGATAGACAGATCCCCGGTCTCTTTGATATAGGCAGCAGTACCTGCAATCAGTCACAGTGGATCATCATTAAATCCGCTTCCATCTTCAAACTGTGTCGCTGCAATGTCGAGAATTTTCTGGCGCGCGCAATCTGGGATCAAGTGTACGAATCCAAGCAGATCCTGACAGGAATCGCGGAATCCCATACCACGGCCGGTCCCTGACTCGAAATAAGAAGCAGAATTCTACATAAGAAGTTAAGTTCAATTGCTCGCAAGTCTCGTTGGTGTTTGTAAGGATAAGCTGGTTTACCTCACAAGTCTCATGGAGCTGCGATGAACCATGATTCACCATTCTGCCGTCATAAGATTCAGTGCCGGAATTGTTTATTCCCGGCTCAATTCCAGGAATGGTCAGATAATGAGGATGTACTTCATCAATAAGTTTATGAATCTCAGCATCCAAAGTATGTATTATAAAGTGATCAATTGACGCCCGACTTTTTGTCTGGAAAAAAATTTAAATAAAGCTTTTTAAAGTGCATGTGTATGTATACTCCTACATCTGTCAAGTATTGTGATTGTTACATTTTAACATGGTTGATACGAAGTGTAAATCTTGGTTTGTTTAATTCGACATTTTGCAATATACATATTTTGATTTTTGAAAAATACACAGGTGATTTGACGACAAATAATCCGGTTGCTCGACAAAAATGTAAAAAAACGAGAAAAACGTCATAAACCCGAGAAAGTGTTGAAAACAATAGATTTTCATATTTATAATGAACATTGGGAAAAAATACCATTTCAGGAATTTTACCACAATCAAGAACAGAACATTATTACATTAGAAGGGAGAACGTACTGTAATGAAAAAGAATCAGACAAAGCGTCTGCTTGCACTTGTACTAACACTTGCGCTGACATTAAGCAATGTGCCGACGACCGTATTTGCGGAAGATGTGACAGCGACTGAGCCACAGAGCACGACAGAACAGCAAGTGCAGTCACAGGAAGAGACGACAGAGCAGGTGGATCAACAACAGCAACAGGATGAAGATACTAATACACAGCAGACAGAACATGAAGCAGAGTTTCATGGGAACAAAGTAGCGGGGGTAGATCTTCGTGGAAAGTTTCAAAATGCATTTGGGGTTGCCCTTGAATATCGTTTCCGGGTTTCAGGGACACAGGATGAGTGGCAGACTGTAGATATCACAAAATCACACACATTGCAGTCAAATGTGTATGATGTACAGACACGGCAACCTTTCGGAAAATGGAAAGATGCAGGGACAATGCAAGTTAAAATCTACTACAATGTAGGTTTTGTAGTCGAAGGACATGAAGCAGGGGGAGTGTTGATCGACGGACAGAGTGCATCATCTGCTAAGGTTTACCAAAACGAAGCAGTGACATTTTCTGTGAAAGACATTGACGGGTATGACGTAACTGTAGAAGGCGTGACTCAAAATGAAAACGGAACTTACACAGTAGCGTCAGTACAGGCAGATACAACTGTAAAAGTGGTATATACACTGAGACAGTATTCGACAGTAGAGAGTACAGCAGTCGAAAATGCCAAAATTAAGATTAACGAAAGCAGTGATGCATCTGTTAAGGTAGAGAATAACAAGGAATTTACAATTGAAGTAACACCCAATGCAGGTTATGCGGTAACTGAGATTAAAGTAAATGATACAGCACTTGATAATGTCACTTTTGCAAATCAGACAGCAAGCGCATCTTATCAGGCAGGAGAAAATCAGACATATTCAGTAAGCGCAACGCTTGTAAAGACAGGATTTGCGTTAAATGACAAAAACGAAGATGGCGTATATGCAGTTGGATACCGTGATGGGATGGATCAGGCTACAACAGAGTCAAATATCTTCAACACTTTGGTCAACGCAGGAGCTTCTGTTCCGGCAGACCTGACAGTAGATGATGTGACAATTCAGTACTATGCAGGAGCATGGGGGAAATGGCAGGAAGTAAATTATGAACCAGACTTTTTGCATGGATTTACAGATCATAAATTTGGAACAAAAGAGACAGAGCAGATTAAAATTACATATGCCGGCAATGACCAATATGGAAGTTTTAGTTCTGATGAAATTACAGTAACGATTGTAGACCCGCGTTCTGTCTCAGTTTTGGAATTGAATGCTGGTGTTACATTACAATATAACACAGAAGAGACGATGAAGCAGGAAATCTATGAGAAAGTCATCGCTTCTTTAAACACAGGTGAGGGAACTGCGATTGCACATACAATCGATGACTTCACAATCGAATTTGAAAGAGCGCTTGGAGAGCAGACAGTAACAGTCTCTTACAAAGGCTCTGACGATTATAAACCTTGTGAGGCAAGTACTGTTATCACAATTGAAAAAGGAAAAGCCTCTGTAACTGTAAATTCTCAGAATATTACATACGGAGAAAGTTTTGCACCGGTATTTTCATCAAACCCTTCCGATGCAAAAGTAATTGGAATCATTGGTGGTGTGACAGGAAACGGAGCTCTTTATGTGAGCGTGGATGCATCTCAGATTACAATCAACGATATCGCAGGAAAAGAGATTCCGGTTATCGGAAACCTGTCTCTTCAAAAATTTATTACAGACACACTTGGAATTAAAGAATTTAAAGTCAGTCAGCTGACTGATATTTTACAGAAAATTCCAGGGGCAGATATCAGTGATATAGTTGCCGGAATTCAGCAGGCAATCGATGTGATCGAGCAAGTTGCTCCGGGACTACTTGACACAACAGTATCTCTTGGCGAACTTCCGAGTGAAGCAGGAGTATATACAGCAGTTGGTGTTACAGCAAGCCAAAACTATAAGACAGCATTAGGAATAGGACTTCTCACAGTCGCTCCAAAGACATCAGATGTAAAACTTGCATTTGATCAGGAATTTGACAACAATGCGCACAAACTGACAATCAGTCAGGCGCAGGCATTTGACTTCGGCGGACACATTGTAGACGGAGATGTTCAGGAGACAAACAATGTTCATACACTTTATGTCGGAATGACAACAAGCGGAAAGCTTTATACAGGAACAACTCCATGTTTAGAGCCAGGTGCGTACACAGAAAGTGTTTATGTATTGGGAGGAAATTATTTCGCACTTCCAATTAGCAGATTATATACAATTCAGCGAGAAGAAGTAGAAATTAAATTTGAGCCATCAGCTTTGACAGCAAGATATGATGGTAATCCACACGGATTAAAAGCAGGAGTTTATAATGCAAATGGCGACAGAATCGCAGATGCAGAAGTAAAATATGCAGGAATCGAAGCAGGAATTGAAGGATATTACAGCAAAGAGATGCCGGTAGATGCAGGCTTCTATTTAGCATCAGCATCATTTGCAGGAGATGATACTTACCAGCCGGCAATCAAATTAGGCGGTGGTTCCGTACTGATTCTGAAATCATATGCAAAAGGAAAGATTCAGGTTGGATTATTGACAACAACTTACGGGGAACCGACAGATCTCACAAAAGTGCAGTATACAACATCTGGTCTTGCTGCAAGAGATGTAGAGACGATCAAAGCAACAGTAAAATGTGATGGCAATGACTCTGCAGTAGGAAGCCATGCAATTTCTGTCAGTGTACCAAAGTCAGTTCAGAAAAACTACTATAGAACAATTAAGACTCAGGACGGAACACATACAATCGAACAGAGAGCAATTACTGTTCAAATCGGTTCTTATTCAAAAACATATGGTACAGAGGATCCGGCATTCTCTTATGAGATCACAGAAGGAAGTTTGGCAGAGGGAGATACTCTGAAAGATCTTGGTATCAAGCTTGCTCGTAAACAGGGTGAGAATGTAGGAAACTACGAAATCTATGTAGAGAATGAAGCAGAGTTAAATGCAAATTATGCAATTACAGTAGTAAATGGTAACCTTGAGATTACACAGGCAAATGCAGTGATCAGAGTTACCGGTGGAAATGACAGCAGCGGAAATTACACAAAAAGTTATGGAGATATAGATCCAATTTATACTTACTGTGTAGATGCACTGGTTAATACTGATGTGCCGGAAAATGAAGAATTTGGCAAAGTAAAATTAGTTCGTGAAGAGGGAGAAGATGTAAATACTTATACAATTACTCCGACTGTGGAAAACTTAAGTCCAAACTATACTTATACAGTTGAGACTGGAACACTTGAGATTATTCCACGCAGCATTACAATCAGCGCAGAAGATGTACAGAAAGTATACGACGGAGAAGCAGCAGAAGCACCGTACACAATTTCCGGATTGCCGGCAGATAAAGATACAGCAGATGCAGAAGATCTTGGACTTCACGTAAAAGCAGATATGCCGACAGAAGCGGGAACTTACGAAGTTTCTTATGCACTTGATGAAACAGCTTCACAGAATGCAAACTATAAAGTGACATTCCTGCCGTTTAATGTTGTGATCAAAGCAAGAGAACTTACAGTTAAGATTAATTCGACAGCAAAAGTGTATGGAGAAAAAGATCCGCAATTTAAGTATACATTAGAAGGAGAACTGGTTGGTGACGATAACCTTGACATCAAACTTGTTCGCGAGCCGGGAGAGAATGTAGGAACCTATAGAATTTATCCAGAAAATGAAAATGTATTGAATGCAAACTATAAAGTAACATTTGAGTATGGACAACTTACAATTGCCAAAAAGGTAATTACAATCTCTGTTACTGGTGGAGAGCAAAATGACGGAAATTACGTAAAACGTTACGATGATGCGGATCCGGCTTATTCATTCAGTGTAACAGACGAGAAGGGTGATGCTGTGACAGATGAAAATCTGGGTGAAATCAAAGTAGTACGTGAAAAAGGTGAAGATGTAGGAACTTACACGTTGATACCAACTGTAGAGAATGAAAGTGAAAACTACGAGTACGGTATTGTAGAAGAGAATGGTACATTGGAGATCCTTCCACGTGAGATTACAATCAGCGCGGAAGATGTAGAAAAAACATATGATGGAAAAGCAGCAGAAGCGCCATATACAATTTCTGGATTAGCAGCAGATAAAGATACAGCAGACGCAGCAGATCTTGGTTTAGAGTTAAAGGTTGTAACAAGCCAGACAGCATTAGCAGATGGAACAAAACTGGAAACTCCGATTGAGACAGAAGGAATGCCGGTAGATGCTGGAACTTATACAGTTACATATGCATTAGATGAGTCTGCTTCACAGAATCAGAACTATGATGTAACATTCCTTCCGTTCAATGTATCTATTAAGAAAGTAAATACAGATAATACACCAACGACACCATCTACACCAAATGATAGTGATAATCAAGGTTCAAAACCAAATTTAAAACCAGATTCAAAATCAGATTCAGTAGTGGATACAGGTGATACAGCAAATGTGATGACAACTATGACAGCGACAGCTCTTGGCGCTTTGGTTGCAATTGCACTTCTGTTATTCAAAAGAAGAAAAACAGACAAATAATAAGAAAATAAGAAAAGAAGCAGTTCGTTAAGAGCTGCTTCTTTTATTGCAAAATAATAAAGCAAAATTAAAACCTCCGAAAAGAATGGTATTTTTTTTCTGAACTTTCTTACAATGAGGATAAATGAAAGAACACAAAGGGAGGAAGAACGGAATTTTACCGATGATTTTTCACAAGCGACGTTTGACTTTCGATGTAATTATCTCCGGAACCCGGAGATGGAATGTTATGTGAGAGATACAGACAGGCAACGTCTGATTTTAAACGGAACAAACGAGACATTAAATGATGCGGCAAGCCCGACATGAATTGGGTAAGACAACAGGGATTTATAATGCAAAAAGCGCATTTCATAATACAGAGAATTGTCACTGTGACAGGGGTGTGTTATCTTATAATGGTATTCAGGAAAAGAGGGAAAAAATAATGAATTACACATATATCGTAGAATGCAAGGATGGCACGCTATACACGGGGTGGACGAATAATCTGGAAAAGCGAATTGCAGATCATAACAGCGGGAAAGGCGCCAAATACACGCGGGCGAGAAAGCCGGTCACACTTGTGTATTATGAGACTTTTGAAGCAAAAGAGGAAGCGATGAAGCGAGAGTATGCGATCAAACACATGAGTCGGAAAGAAAAAGAAAAATTGATAGAACATTTTCCTATACTTTAAGAATATTCTATATTATAATAGGAGTTAGATGTATATTTGCAAAAAAAGGAAGGAATCGGGAAAATATGAGCGATAAAAAATTAGAAGTAATTAAAAATTTACAACAGGCAGAAGCAATTTATGTGATTATGTCAGGATTTACAAAGATGCCGTATGTTGCGTGTGACGAAGAGACATTCGATGATAAGGTGTTTGTCTATTTTGAGGAAGAGCCGGCAAAGGAAGCTGGAAAGAAGCTTTTAGATGCAGGGAACCTCGTACATATAGCAAAGGTCGAAAACCGTCTGTTTTTAGAGTTTTATACAAGCCTCTATCCGATGGGAGTGAATTGTCTGCATATCAATCAGGGCGTGGATGGAGATATTTTGATTCAGCACAGTGATTTGCTGCGCAGAAAAGATCCTGCGGAGATTGACGATGGGAAAGTGCGTGTGGAGAATCCGGAATTCCAGCTCACAGCGCTTTATTTTGAGCAGGAATTTCGTAAGAATCAGACAATTCCAATGTCTGATGAACTGAAAGAGACTTATGAAGAGATGCTGGTGCATTTCAGCAGAGGAAAATACATTGTTCCGACACAGGAAGAGCATGGCATCCCAATTTTAAAACAAAAAGAAGGACAGGCTTACCTTCCTTTATTCACAGATCTTCACGAATTTCAAAAGTTCAATCGTGAGGACAAATTTAAGGGAGGCGTCGTAGAGGCTGAAAAAGTATCTAATCTTTTGAATGATGAGATGTCAGGAGTTGTTATAAATCCGTTTGGATTCAACTTAGTATTAAATCTGCAAAAGAAGGACGCTTAGTGGGAAAAGATGTGTTTCACAGAATGAACACAGAATTCTCATAATTTAAACACAAAAATATCATAAAGTTATCGATTTCTTTTCATATAATATAAACAATTCATGTTGTTTCAGGAGGGAAGAAATTGATAGAAGTAAAAAATTTAGTCAAGAAATATGGCGATCACACAGCTGTAGATCATCTGAGCTTTACAGTTGAAAAAGGACAAATCTATGGATTTCTCGGACCGAACGGCGCCGGAAAATCTACCACAATGAATATTATGACAGGATATTTGGGGGCAACAGACGGTGAGGTACTCATCAATGGGCACGATATTTTGAAGGAGCCGGAAGCGGCGAAGAAAAGTATCGGTTATCTGCCGGAGCTGCCTCCATTATATATGGATATGACTGTCATGGAATATCTTAAGTTTTCAACAGAATTAAAAAAGATTAAAAAAGAAGACCGAGAAGCGGAGATTGAAAAGGCGTTGAAGCTTGTCAAGCTCGCAGACGTGCAGGACAGATTGATTAAAAATCTGTCAAAAGGATATAAGCAGAGAGTAGGACTTGCGCAGGCGATTTTAGGATTTCCGGAGATTATCATACTGGATGAGCCGACTGTAGGGCTCGATCCAAAGCAGATCATTGAGATTCGTGAACTGATCCGTGAACTGGCGAAAGAGCACACGGTTATTTTGAGTTCGCATATTTTGGCGGAGATTCGTGAAGTGTGCGATTACATTATGATTATCTCAAAAGGAAAGCTGGTTGCAAGCGATACTCCGGAGCATTTGGAAGAATTGATGAATGGCTCCGATACGATTCATATTGAGACAAGAGCCGAAGAAGAGACGGTAAGAGAGATCCTAAGTGGACTGAAAGATATCGAAGATGTGACCTATACACAGGAAAATGAGATCTTGAAAGCAGAGGTTAAGACGAAAGAACGAAAAGATATCAGAGAAGCGATTTTCAGTGCATTTGCAGAGGCACAATGTCCTCTTCTCACATTGCAGAAGACAACAGTTTCGTTGGAAAAAGTATTCTTAGAATTGACAGGAGGACAAAAATCAGATGAAAGCAATTTATAAAAGAGAGTTAAAATCTTATTTTCAATCTATGATCGGGTATGCGTTTATCGCATTTTTACTGGCGTTTGTCGGTATTTATTTTATGGCATATAATCTGAATGCAGGGTATCCGTATTTTTCTTACGCGTTATCCGGCGTGATGTTCATGTTCCTCGTTGCTGTGCCGATATTGACGATGAAGAGTTTTTCGGAAGAACGAAAGAGTAAGACAGACCAGCTACTTTTGACATCGCCGGTCCGTCTGGTGGATGTTGTGCTTGGGAAATATCTTGCGATGGTAACAGTATTTCTGATTCCGAATCTAATTTTTTGCATCTATCCGCTGGTGATCAAAATGCAGGGGACTGCCTATTTGCGGGTGGACTATGCGGCGATTTTGATGTTTTTTATACTTGGCTGTGTCTACATAGCAATCGGAATGTTTTTATCTGCGTTGACAGAAAGCCAGATTATCGCAGCGGTAAGTACTTTTGCAGTGCTTCTCATTTTACATCTGTGGGGCGGATTGTTAGATTTTATCCCGAGTACGGCAATCAGTGGAGTGATTGGAATAATCGCAATTATCACGATTGTGGCGTTGATTATATACCAGTTGACAAAAAACTGGGTTATCAGCGCGGTGATAGAAGCAATTGGAGTGATTGCATGTGTCGTTACATACGTTGTGAAATCATCTTTGTTTGAGAATCTGCTCGTGAATCTTTTGGGTAAATTAGATATTTCCGGTAGTTTTTCAAATGTGTATATGAACAAACTATTGGATGTCAGTGATTTGATCTTATGTTTTTCACTCATTGCATTGTTTGTATTTCTGACAATTCAGACTATACAAAAAAGACGTTGGAGTTAGGAGGCTGTATCGGTGAAGAAAATAAAAGAAATGTTTCAAAGTCCTCAATCACGTTATGGGACATATAGTATGGTAATAACTGCGGTGGTAATCGCAATCGTGATCGTGATAAATATGATTGCAGGTCAGCTTCCTGACAGTATGAAAAGTGTAGATTTGAGTGGTAATTCACTCTATGAGATTACGAAGACGAGCAAGAAGCTTTTGAAGAATCTGGATAAAGAGGTACAGATTCATGTGTTGGCGGAGAAAAGCTCTACAGATGAGAGAATTCAGACATTCATAGAGAAATATGCAGCGCTCTCAAACAAGGTGAAGGTAGACTGGGTGGATCCGGTACTGCATCCTTCAGCGGTTACAGAATATGAGGCACAGGAGAACAGCGTTGTTGTAGAGTGTAAGGATACAGAAAAGAAGATGGTAATCCCGTTCACAGATATCATTGTGTACGATGAGATGTCTTATTATACGACAGGGTCAATGACAGAAAGTGAGTTTGATGCAGAAGGCCAGCTGACAAGTGCGATAAACTATGTGACAAGTGACGCTTCAAAGACAATCTACCGCACAACAGGACACGGAGAATCTACTTTCTCCACGACAATCACAGATTTGATGGGAAAATCCAATTTCACAATATCTGAGTTGAATCTGATGATGAATAATAAGATTCCGGATGACTGTGATCTGCTTGTTCTGTATGCGCCGACGTCGGATTTGACAGCGGACGAGAAGACATTGATCACAGATTATCTCACAAATGGCGGGAAGGTATTGTTCATTATGGGAGATACGCAGAATGAGACACCGAATTTAGATGCGCTGATGAAGACTTACGGAATGGAAAAGGTAGACGGCTATATTGCAGACACAACAAGATGCTATCAAGGAAATCCATATTACATATTCCCGGAGATCACAGCAAGCGGAGAGATGGCGGACGGTCTTTCTTCAAAAATGGTGTTGTTGATCAATGCGCTTGGATTTAACACGGCAGATCCGGAACGTGATACTATCACAGTTGACAGCTTCATGACAACTTCCAGCAACGGATATGCGGTGACAGAGGATAAGGAGACTCAGGGAACTTATACTCTTGGCGCTGTGGCAACAGAGGATGAAAGCCGATTTACAGTTATTTCGGCGGCAACTATGATCGATGCAAATGTGACAGATTCCTTCTCAACCTTGGAAAATACAACGCTATTTATGAATGCGGTTACAAGTAATTTTGACGATGTAGACAATCTTTCAATCGAAGCGAAGAGCTTGGAGACAACATTCAATACAATGCAGCACACAGGATTATTAGGACTTGCAGCGATCATAGGTGTTCCGGTTCTCATTGTCATCTTTGGATTTGTAAGATGGCTGAAACGCCGTAAAGCGTAAGGAGGACATAGAATGAAGAAATATAAATCACTGATCATTCTTTTGGCAGTTCTGGTTGTGCTTGTAGTTGCGTATGTTGTGACAGGGC encodes the following:
- a CDS encoding M23 family metallopeptidase, which codes for MKNNLGPSRRGKGAAVGLVICFVAVIALVGFFTFSRYKRDMSRQLAKAEEKTDTEEKQKDIKETEKSQTTNSQAIQNKAQETEKQKEETQTQTEQRQNQTSPTATQPDALAFSENDLLAWPVDGNVLMNYSMDQTIYFSTLDQYKYNPALIIGGEVGTEVTASARGIVKSVEVNAQTGNTVTMDLGNGYEAVYGQLKEVPVQEGNYVEQGELVGYLSEPTKYYSVEGCNLYFQLLKDGEPVNPMEYMDS
- a CDS encoding AraC family transcriptional regulator, with protein sequence MKRKLLEYLKKIDSKEEEFIKNEKNVLAPYVIKKGSSVIDTDKMIREGAMIDIMKQPRFVDIPEHTHKYMEIIYMFSGSATHIIDKTEVKLEADDVLFIKQGTPHSASASGYNDIGIKIFVLPEFLQYPLSMLNEDTALRRFIKKAAENDGKDKEFLHFHLQDLPDAQNLLENMTRSLLNQTRNSKRILQATMGVLLMELSNRTYTITVGSPSSYESQIVLEALRYIEENYQTASLNKFCEHHNLPCYYVSRLMTQYSPYTFTKYLQRRRILQAAYLLTETDTPIEQIVVEVGYENSSHFHKLFKEEYGMTPKKYREKYDSMEK
- a CDS encoding MBG domain-containing protein, which gives rise to MKKNQTKRLLALVLTLALTLSNVPTTVFAEDVTATEPQSTTEQQVQSQEETTEQVDQQQQQDEDTNTQQTEHEAEFHGNKVAGVDLRGKFQNAFGVALEYRFRVSGTQDEWQTVDITKSHTLQSNVYDVQTRQPFGKWKDAGTMQVKIYYNVGFVVEGHEAGGVLIDGQSASSAKVYQNEAVTFSVKDIDGYDVTVEGVTQNENGTYTVASVQADTTVKVVYTLRQYSTVESTAVENAKIKINESSDASVKVENNKEFTIEVTPNAGYAVTEIKVNDTALDNVTFANQTASASYQAGENQTYSVSATLVKTGFALNDKNEDGVYAVGYRDGMDQATTESNIFNTLVNAGASVPADLTVDDVTIQYYAGAWGKWQEVNYEPDFLHGFTDHKFGTKETEQIKITYAGNDQYGSFSSDEITVTIVDPRSVSVLELNAGVTLQYNTEETMKQEIYEKVIASLNTGEGTAIAHTIDDFTIEFERALGEQTVTVSYKGSDDYKPCEASTVITIEKGKASVTVNSQNITYGESFAPVFSSNPSDAKVIGIIGGVTGNGALYVSVDASQITINDIAGKEIPVIGNLSLQKFITDTLGIKEFKVSQLTDILQKIPGADISDIVAGIQQAIDVIEQVAPGLLDTTVSLGELPSEAGVYTAVGVTASQNYKTALGIGLLTVAPKTSDVKLAFDQEFDNNAHKLTISQAQAFDFGGHIVDGDVQETNNVHTLYVGMTTSGKLYTGTTPCLEPGAYTESVYVLGGNYFALPISRLYTIQREEVEIKFEPSALTARYDGNPHGLKAGVYNANGDRIADAEVKYAGIEAGIEGYYSKEMPVDAGFYLASASFAGDDTYQPAIKLGGGSVLILKSYAKGKIQVGLLTTTYGEPTDLTKVQYTTSGLAARDVETIKATVKCDGNDSAVGSHAISVSVPKSVQKNYYRTIKTQDGTHTIEQRAITVQIGSYSKTYGTEDPAFSYEITEGSLAEGDTLKDLGIKLARKQGENVGNYEIYVENEAELNANYAITVVNGNLEITQANAVIRVTGGNDSSGNYTKSYGDIDPIYTYCVDALVNTDVPENEEFGKVKLVREEGEDVNTYTITPTVENLSPNYTYTVETGTLEIIPRSITISAEDVQKVYDGEAAEAPYTISGLPADKDTADAEDLGLHVKADMPTEAGTYEVSYALDETASQNANYKVTFLPFNVVIKARELTVKINSTAKVYGEKDPQFKYTLEGELVGDDNLDIKLVREPGENVGTYRIYPENENVLNANYKVTFEYGQLTIAKKVITISVTGGEQNDGNYVKRYDDADPAYSFSVTDEKGDAVTDENLGEIKVVREKGEDVGTYTLIPTVENESENYEYGIVEENGTLEILPREITISAEDVEKTYDGKAAEAPYTISGLAADKDTADAADLGLELKVVTSQTALADGTKLETPIETEGMPVDAGTYTVTYALDESASQNQNYDVTFLPFNVSIKKVNTDNTPTTPSTPNDSDNQGSKPNLKPDSKSDSVVDTGDTANVMTTMTATALGALVAIALLLFKRRKTDK
- a CDS encoding GIY-YIG nuclease family protein — protein: MNYTYIVECKDGTLYTGWTNNLEKRIADHNSGKGAKYTRARKPVTLVYYETFEAKEEAMKREYAIKHMSRKEKEKLIEHFPIL
- a CDS encoding SseB family protein produces the protein MSDKKLEVIKNLQQAEAIYVIMSGFTKMPYVACDEETFDDKVFVYFEEEPAKEAGKKLLDAGNLVHIAKVENRLFLEFYTSLYPMGVNCLHINQGVDGDILIQHSDLLRRKDPAEIDDGKVRVENPEFQLTALYFEQEFRKNQTIPMSDELKETYEEMLVHFSRGKYIVPTQEEHGIPILKQKEGQAYLPLFTDLHEFQKFNREDKFKGGVVEAEKVSNLLNDEMSGVVINPFGFNLVLNLQKKDA
- a CDS encoding ABC transporter ATP-binding protein, whose amino-acid sequence is MIEVKNLVKKYGDHTAVDHLSFTVEKGQIYGFLGPNGAGKSTTMNIMTGYLGATDGEVLINGHDILKEPEAAKKSIGYLPELPPLYMDMTVMEYLKFSTELKKIKKEDREAEIEKALKLVKLADVQDRLIKNLSKGYKQRVGLAQAILGFPEIIILDEPTVGLDPKQIIEIRELIRELAKEHTVILSSHILAEIREVCDYIMIISKGKLVASDTPEHLEELMNGSDTIHIETRAEEETVREILSGLKDIEDVTYTQENEILKAEVKTKERKDIREAIFSAFAEAQCPLLTLQKTTVSLEKVFLELTGGQKSDESNL
- a CDS encoding ABC transporter permease; translated protein: MKAIYKRELKSYFQSMIGYAFIAFLLAFVGIYFMAYNLNAGYPYFSYALSGVMFMFLVAVPILTMKSFSEERKSKTDQLLLTSPVRLVDVVLGKYLAMVTVFLIPNLIFCIYPLVIKMQGTAYLRVDYAAILMFFILGCVYIAIGMFLSALTESQIIAAVSTFAVLLILHLWGGLLDFIPSTAISGVIGIIAIITIVALIIYQLTKNWVISAVIEAIGVIACVVTYVVKSSLFENLLVNLLGKLDISGSFSNVYMNKLLDVSDLILCFSLIALFVFLTIQTIQKRRWS